CAGCCCGAGCCGATGTCAAAGCGGTCCGCCTTGAAGCGCAGCGCGGCCCAGCGCGACACTATTGTCCCGTCGGCGCTCTCGAACACAGTCTCCACCAGCCCATGCCGCAGGGGCAGCGGGCCGGTTTTGGCGAACATGCCGGAACGGTCCCCCGGCGGGACCATGCCGTCCGGCGTGAAGGGCGTCAGCGTTCCCTCGACGGGTTCAGACAGCCGCATGGTCGGATACGCCCGGACCGCCGCGATTTTCAGCGGGGCGTCCCCGGAATTGGACACATGCACCAGCAACTGATCCGGCTGGAGTGAGGAAGCGTCGGAGGCCAGGCAAACCACACTGCGGATGCGCGGGCTGGACACCCGGAGGGGAATGGTCACCTCCTCCGGCGCCGCGCCCTCCGCATCTGAGACGGACAGGGTGAACGATTTGCCAACGCCCCAGGCCGTCTTGCCCGCATTGAATGTGAACACCGCCAACTGCCCCGGCGCAAGCGTGTACGGCTGCTCCGGGGTGCCCAGGTTCTCCGGGGTCTCATGCCACTGCCATTCTTTGGCGGCAATCAGTTCCGAGGGCTTTTTCCCATTGAAGCGCAGCGACAGCGGCACGGGCGCGCCCTTCGGGTCACGGTGCGCCATCACCAGCCGGACCAGTGCGCCCAGTTCCGGGTCCGGTTTCCGGCTGTACTCAAACTCGTCTGAATACTGGTGGGGCGTCACCACCACCTCCAGCAGGTCCACCGGCAGGCCGGAAAAGGAGTGCGTGCCCCCCCACTCCGCGCCAAAAGCCGTTCCAAAGAACGGCGCCAATCCAGCCCCGACGACCAGCAGTACGATACGCGCAAAATTCATGCCGTTTCCCTCAATGTTTGCCAAAAGTCACCAAGCAAAGGGTACTTGGTCGCATGACGGGGATTCAAGGGGGGCTTGCAGGAGCACTGCCGGAACTAGATATGGGGGGGCGAGAGGGGAATCGAACCCCGCTGCGTTCGCTCCCAAGGCTCATAGATGTTACCCTTGAAATCGCATGCCTTCTCCCCCGGCTCAGGAACATGTCAACCAGACCGCCCCAGGAACGCTGTTCCCGCCACCAGGCAAATCAATACAACTACGATAGCTCTGGCCATAATCGTTACCTCCACTTTTGTTGAAACAACAATTGAGGCGGTCAACACGACCTGAGCTGAGAGAGCACATGTACTCTCAATGGCAACATCTAACCATGGGCACAACTAAGTGGGAAGAAATAAGCATCAATGCCGATAACACATAAAATGTCAAATCTTCCCAGAAAGCCTATTATAAACCTTGAATAACAGAATTCCAACTTTGCCTTGAAAGAGACAAAGTGTCCTCTAGTTCCGGGACCGCTAGAAATGATTCGGTTGCGTTCTTCCTGCCAATCAGGCCGGGTCAAGGACCTCCTCGCCGAAGCTCTCCACGTGAAAGCGGATGGCGGATTCGATGTCCTGCAACGCCTCCCCATAGGTGTCACCCTGACCGATGACGACGCCTTTCAGGCCGAGCGGGTAGGCGACATATCCATCCGCATGGCGCTCCACCACAACTTTGACTGCGCGATACACGGCATCATGCTCCTTTATCTGTCAACGGGTTCACTATGCCATCCCGTCAGACTTTCTGTCAATCCCGCCGCCGGATTTCTGGACAAATCCCCCGCCCGGTGTGTACCCTGCCCTGAAACGCATGGACATGGAGGCCCGCCGAAAATGACACCGCAAATACTGCTGAGCCTGCTGCTGGGCGCGTCGGGCGCGCTGTTGCAAAACGCGGATTTCTCGAAGGGGCTGGAGGGCTGGTCGCAGGGCGGAGCGGCAGAGGTCGTGTTTGAAACCGTGGCGGGGGAGGACCGCCCGGCGGTTGCCATCCGTGTGGGGGAGTCCGCCGAAGTGGGGTGGCCGTCCATCGCCCAGCATTTTGCCGTAAAACCGGGGGAACTGGTGCGGGGCGAGGTGGACGCGCGCGGGCTGGACACCCGGAAGGGGCACGGCGCCTATCTGGCGGTGGAGTTCATCGGCGCGGACGGGAAGCGCATCTCCCATGAGCAGACGGAAATGGCGCCGCGAAGCGGGGAGTGGACGCGGTTGAAACTGTTGGGCATCGCGCCGGAGGGCACGGCCTCGGGCCGGTTCTGCCTCCTCCTGCACGGGCGGGGCGAGGCGCGCTTCGCCCGCGCGGCCCTGTCCACCGAGCCGGGCCCGCAGTCCAAGCCGCTGGACGGACCGGTGACGCTGACGGTCACCGAGAACGTTGCCTGTGATTCCCTCATCGGGTTCGGCGCGGAGGATGACGGCTGGTTTTACAACGAGGAAAACAAGACGCGCGGGGTGACGGAGGAGGACTGGGCCGTGCGCGAGGGGCGGATTGACTGGATGGCGCCCGACTGGGTCCGCATGTTTTTCTGGTACAGGGACTGGAACCCCTCGGGGGACTGGAAGACTTTTGATTTCGACACGGACAACATGCGGAGCCATTACCGCACGCTGGACCAGTACCAGCGGCTGGGCGCGCGGGTGAATGTGACCGGCGTGGAATGGGGCGTGCGCGACCCCTACGGCAACCCGGAGAAGGCGGCGCGGGCCATCGGCGCGCTGATGGCGCACATCGTCCGGGAGAAAGGCTACACCTGCGTCACGGACTGGACCCTGAGCAACGAGCCGAACGGCTATTTCCTGGGCGCGGGCTACGATTTCGACCGGTTTCGGGAGATGCATGTCCGGGTGCGCGGCGAGTTCGACCGGCTGGGGCTGGACATTCGCATTGCGGGCTCGGACGACACGGGCAGTTTCAATTTCTTCTCGCAGTGCGTGAACGACGACGCCTATTTCGGACTCTCCGACTATTTCGCCTCGCACCGGTACATCCAGGCGGCAAGCCGCCGGATGATGTCCGTGTTTCTGGACGAGCGGCTGGAACTGCTGGCGGCGAAGACCCCGCGCAAGCCCTTTGTGGTGGCCGAGTTCGGGTTCCAGGACAGCCGCTCGGGCACGCTGGAAAACCCGATCATGGAGTCCTACGACTACGCCCTGTGGACGGCGGCCTTCGTCATCGAGGGGCTGAACAAGGGCGTAGCCGGGTTCTCCGTCTGGTGCCTGCACGAGGTCTACTACCCCGGCAACGGCTTCATGAACTACGGGCTGTGGAACTACAAGACGGACCACTGGCGCGTGCGGCCCGTGTACCATGCCTGGTCCGCCTTCAGCCGCCTCACCAAACAGGGCGACACGGTGCGCCGCTGCGACTCGACCCATCCCGGCCACGTCTCGGGCGCATATGCCGGGGACACCCTCTTCTGGGTCAATGAAAGCGACCAGGCCGTGGAGGTGCGGGTCCAGGGCGCGCAGCCCCGCGAGGTCCGCATCATGACAGAAGACAGCCTCGCCGGGGACCGCGAATGCGGCGCGGTGGCCCCGTTGGAAGAGGGACGCTTCACCGCCCCGCCGAAGAGCTTCGGTTACGCGATGAGTTAGGCCGGGGGTATTTCTTAAACGCAGAGACGCGGAGGACGCGTAGGAACGCAGAGGAAGGCGTGTTGGAAAAGAAGGGGAGACGGAGAGCGGGTACAGCCACCGGTGCGGGTGTGGGCCTGTTCTCCGGGCCGTGGCCGTGTACCGCGCCGCTGGCAGTCCCCTTGTGACATGGCCGTGTACCGCACCGTTGGCAGTCCCCTTGTGTCATGGCCATGGACCGCGCCGTTGGCAGTCCCCTCCGTAATGCCAGAGGGACTGGCAACGGTTGCGCCGACTCCCCAACACCCTGTCCACAACCCCGGTTTGCGCAACCGATGCCTGTACCGACACCCCCGCCGAAGAGCTTCGGTTACGCGATGAGTCAGCCCGCCCTGCGGAACCGCACCTCGACCCAGATGCGCAGCCAGGTGGCCCAGCCCGTGGCGCGGCGGCGCAGCGCGTCCACCGCCATCCCGGGCAGACTTCCCTCCAAGGGCGCATAGCGCCCGTCGGCCAGGCAACACCAGCGCTCCCCCGCGCCGGAGGCCTTGGCCAGCAGGCGCAGGCGGGGGCTGTCGAACATCACCACCAGCCGGTCAAAGCGTTCCCCGCGCAGTTGTCGGAGCAATGCCCGCACCGCGCCGGGCCGCCGCAGGCTGTGGGGCGGCGCCGGGGTCAGCAGCACCTCACCGGCCTCCTTTTCCGCCATGCCGACGGGAAAGCCCGGCGGCACCAGCGCCGTGATGCGGGCGCCGGGATGCTCCTCGCGGACCCGCCGCAGCACGCGCAGGTAATGCGGGCCGTGGCTGTAAAAAACGCCGATGTTTCGGGGCGCGCTCATGTGCAAAGCCTCTCCAGCAGGGGCAGGTAATGCGGGCTGCGGCTGTAATAGACGCCGATGTTCTGTGCCTTTGTCGTCGGTTGGCGTGAGCGTCTTTTCTTGCTCTTGCTCTTTATCTTGCTCTTGCTCCAAATCCCTAAACGAATCTGGCCTTCCGTATTCCGCCACCTCTTCCCAGGCTGCCGACGTTGAAACAAGAGTAGAGCAAGAGCAAGAGCAAGAGCAAGAGGAAGAGAAAAAAAAAGAATGTTCCTGCGCCGACCGGCTAAACAGTTTCGATGCGGTGTGGCACGCTCATGTGCAAAGTCTCTCCAGCAGGGGCAGGTAATGCTTTTGCAGCACCTGGCACCAGTCATATTCCCCGTGCGCCCTCAACCAGCCCGCTTGTCCCATGCGCCCGCGCAGGGCCGCGTCGTCCAGCAGGCGCGCCAGCGCCTCCGCCAGCGCCCGCGCGTCCCCCGGCGGCACCAGCAGGCCCGTCTCCCCGTCCCGCACAATGTCGGCCAGTCCGCCGCTCCGGCTGGCCACCACGGGCGCCGCCGCCACCATGGCCTCCACGGCCGTCAGCCCGAAGGGCTCGTGCCATACGGACGGCACCACGGCGATGTCGGCGCGGTTATACAGGTCCAGGGTCTCCTCATGGGTCAGCCAGCCCAGGGGCCGGTACCAGGGGGTGGCCGTGTCCGTGACATCGAAATGGGTGGCCCAAATCTCGAAGTCGTCCCGTGTTTCCGCCAGCCTCCGCCCCGCCTCCAGCAGCACGGACAGCCCCTTCAGCGGGTCGTCCGCGCGGCCCGCCATGAGGATGACCTTTTTCGCGCCTTCGGAAAGGGGCCAGCGCCCCGTCACGGGCGGTTCGGGGAAAACGGCCCCGCCGGGGACCACCAGCACGTTGTCGTGGAAGGGGTCCAGCTCCGACTTCAGCGTCCGGTTGTAGACGATGACGGCTTTGCACGCGGCGAGCGCGTCCAGGGTCAGCCGGTGGTGCTCCGGCCGCCAGGCTTTTGCCGCCACATAGTCCGACACCCAGGTGCGCCATTTGCCCGAGCGTATCTCGGGGGCCAGCGAGTTTGCGGCGCATTGGCGGCAGAACTCCGGGGTGCGCAGGAAATCCTTCGGGCAGGTTGCGCCGTCCTTGAACCGCAGGGCGTTGCGCGCGCAGGTCAGCTCGTGGGCGAAGAAGCGCGCCGCCAGCCGGTGGTGCGCCAGGGCCAGCACCGCGTGGGGTTTCAGGGCAAACCCGTGGGTCATGAAGACCACATCGGGAGCCCAGGCGTCCACCGCCTCGCGGAGGCGTTTGCAGAGCGTTTCCGGGCGCAGTTCATCCCGCGTGAAGGGCAGCACCGTCACAGGGAAGGGCAGTTCCCCGCGCACCACGCCGCGTTCCTGACTCCCCTCCTCATGCACGACGAACAGGCGCGTCTCGAAGCCGTGGTCCTGAAGCCCGTTGGCGACATGGTACACGTCCGCGTCCGCCCCGCCGTTGGGGGGCCAACTAAAAATCAGGTCCACAAACGCCACGCGGGGACGGCTCATCATGACCCGCCCCCCTTCCGTGTCCGTGCCAAATCCTCCCACAGGGGCCGGTAATGGCGCTCAAGAATGGTCTCCACGCCGTATTCCGTCCGGGCGCGCTTCCGGCCCGCCGCGCCCAGCCGTTCCCGCAGGGCCGCGTCGTCCAGCAGCCGTTCCAGCGTGTCCGCCAGCGCCGCGTCGTCGCCGGGGGTGAACAGCAGGCCCGTCTCCCCGTCCAGCATAATGTCCGCCAGGCCGCCGCGGCGGCTTGCCGCCACGGGGCATCCCGCGGCCATGGCCTCGACCGCCACCAGCCCGAAGGGCTCCTCCCACAGGCTGGGCGCCACGCAGACCGCCGCCCCGGCGTAGAGGGCGGGCATCTCCCGGTGCGAAACCCAGCCCAGCGGTTCCAGCCAGGGCGCAGCCGTCGCGTCCTGCGGCAGCGTGGCCTTTACCAGGAAGTCCCGGCGTTTCGCCCAAAGCCGTTCCGCCGCCGCCGCCAGCGTGGCATGGCCCTTGGCGGGGTCCTCCGCGCGTCCCGGCATGAAAAGCACCTTGCGGCCGCATCCGGCCGGGTCGCGCGGCTGGGCAAGGAATGGCGAAATGTCCACCATGCTGGGAAAGAGCCGGGTCTCTTTGGGCAGGCCTTCCAGGGACGCCGCCATGGAGGCGGTGCTGACCAGGGCGATGTCCACGCCCCGCAGGGCGTCCCGGACCAGTTCCGGATAGGCCGCACCCCAGGCTTTGGCCCCGAGATATTCCCGCAGCCAGGCATTCGCGCCACCCCGGCGTATTTCGCCGCCCCAACGCTCCAGGGAACAGGCCCGGCAGATGTCCGGGGTTTCCAGAAAGGCGCATGGGCAGGGCTTCCCGTCCAGAAAGCGCAGCATGTCGCGGAGGCAGGCCGCCTCGTGGGCGTGGTACCGGGACACCAGCGGCCACCGGGCCAGGGCGCGCAGCAGGTGGGGCTTCATGAGGAACCCCTGCCCTGCGAAGACCGCGTCCGGCTCCCATGCGGCGACAGCCTGCCCGAAACGTTGGGCGAGCGTCGGGCCGTTGAACCCCGAACCGGAGAATTCAAGGGTTTCCACCGCGAACGGGGTGGGCTGCGAGAGGACGCCCCGCTCCCAGGTGTCCAGGTCACGGACGGCAAAAAGCCGGACCTCGTGGCCCATCCGCCGCGCGCCGTCCATGACATGGAACATGTCCACGTCACCGCCCCCGTGGGGCGGCCAGGAGAACATCATGTCGGCAAAGGCGATGCGCATGCGTCGGGGTGCTTTCCAAGGGGGACATCGTCACCTGGGGCCGCCCTGCGGCCCGGGCCGATTATAGCATGCGCCCGCGGCGCACACAGCCCTTGCGGCGGAGTTCCCGCACGGGACTGGGTACAGGCCTCCGGGGCGTTTCATGAGTGCCATGCAGGGTTCGGTTTGCTTAAAGCACATCAAGCGGCACGTCATTTGTTGAATTTGTGGGAAGAGCACTCGTAAAAACGGTTCATGGTCCTTTGCCACAACGACCAGCACATTCCGGTTGAAGCGACAACACTCTTGCCTCCAGACAAAGAAATGCCCAGTCAGCATGGATTCATCTACCGGAAAGAGATACAATACCCCAGGTGAGCAGGAATAAGTATCATTAACTGATATCTTTGTAGAAAATTTTGGTGATGACTTCGGAGTGTGTGAAACAAGAATGCGAAGCCTCAAAGAGGTGACGTCGAGACATCGGATAGTAAGTCTCCATCTTCACCGGAAATCGTGTGCTTAAAAGCTTTACCACTTCGCAGAAATCCTGGTCCCCCGACAAGAGCACGGCGACATCATAACTGCGATCAACCGCTCCCATTATGAGGTCTTGGACGATTCTGGCATCCACACCTTTCTCTTGGGGTGGTGTCTGGGGCCAGGATGCGTAATACCTTAGGGGAAGAGTGAAATGCCGAACAGGAAAAGGTAAATGCCTGATTGCTGTGAAAAAACGCTGTTGCGCTGATGCCTTGACAGGTTCTCTTCCCTCATCAACAGTGCCTGTGTAAATGTTAAAATGTGTCAGTAAACGAGGACCAATGATCCTGTTGACGAGTTTCACGAAATCAATCCGGCCATCTCCGAATTGCTGGCGTAGCCCATTGTAAAAATTTGAGTGGTCGAGAAAAATCTCAACACGGGATGCCGCTGAAATTATGGTCATTTTGGTCCCCACAAAAAAAAAGCCAGCGGTCCCTTTAGGCCCAAAAGACCCTCAGCGAGCACTGGCAGGTAAGTCTGTTAGAATTATACCCACGGTGATGCAATCTTGTCAAGGACTGTGAGGCCCTAAAAAACAAAGGCGCACAGTGCTTCTTCCCGCCACGCCGCAGACTACCGCCTGACCTCTTCGAGGATGGCGCCGGCGCGCTCGGCGATGTTCAGCAGGTGGTGTCCGGCGCGCTCCATGTGGCTCAGGATGTCCAGGAACAGCACGCTGGCCTGCACGTCGCACTCGCCCGCGTCCAGCCGTTTCACATGGTTGTCCGTGCAGCGGCGCAGCAGGTCGTTCAGTTCTTTGTAGGCGCCGGTGGCCTGGTCCAGGGCGCCGGGGTTGGCCCCCTCGAGGATGGCGTAGATGGCCTCGAACTGCCGGTCCAGGCACTCGTTCAGCAGGACGATTTCGCGCGCGCCCTCGGGCGTGAGGAAGTCGTCGCTCTCCTTCATGATCCAGTAGACCTGGACCATCTCCTCGGCGTGGTCCCCCAGGCGCTCGGCGTCGTTCACCACGTGGATCATCTTCGGAATGAGCGCGGAGACGGAGGGTTCCAGTTCGCGCCGGGACAGCTCGACGAGATATTCGATGATTTCGCGCTGGAGCCGGTCTATCAACTGCTCGCGCTTCACCACCAGGTCCGCCAGATGCTCGTCGTGCCGCGCGAACAGCTCGCAGCTCTGGTTCATGGACTTCTGGCCCTTGCGGACCATGAAGACCACCTCGCGCACCGCCTGTTCCAGGGCGATGGTGGGCGCCTGGAGCAGTTTGGGTTCGAGGTACTGGAGCACCGTCTCGTGCTCCGTCTCCCCCTTGGGGACAATCCACTGGCAGAACCGGGCCAGCAGCCCCGCGAAGGGCAGGAACACCAGCACGTTGATGCCGTTGAAGGCGGTGTGCGCGTTCGCGGCGTGCCGCATCAGGTTCTCGGGATGCTCCG
This genomic window from Candidatus Hydrogenedentota bacterium contains:
- a CDS encoding type II toxin-antitoxin system HicB family antitoxin translates to MYRAVKVVVERHADGYVAYPLGLKGVVIGQGDTYGEALQDIESAIRFHVESFGEEVLDPA
- a CDS encoding glycosyltransferase family 4 protein; the encoded protein is MMSRPRVAFVDLIFSWPPNGGADADVYHVANGLQDHGFETRLFVVHEEGSQERGVVRGELPFPVTVLPFTRDELRPETLCKRLREAVDAWAPDVVFMTHGFALKPHAVLALAHHRLAARFFAHELTCARNALRFKDGATCPKDFLRTPEFCRQCAANSLAPEIRSGKWRTWVSDYVAAKAWRPEHHRLTLDALAACKAVIVYNRTLKSELDPFHDNVLVVPGGAVFPEPPVTGRWPLSEGAKKVILMAGRADDPLKGLSVLLEAGRRLAETRDDFEIWATHFDVTDTATPWYRPLGWLTHEETLDLYNRADIAVVPSVWHEPFGLTAVEAMVAAAPVVASRSGGLADIVRDGETGLLVPPGDARALAEALARLLDDAALRGRMGQAGWLRAHGEYDWCQVLQKHYLPLLERLCT
- a CDS encoding glycosyltransferase family 4 protein is translated as MRIAFADMMFSWPPHGGGDVDMFHVMDGARRMGHEVRLFAVRDLDTWERGVLSQPTPFAVETLEFSGSGFNGPTLAQRFGQAVAAWEPDAVFAGQGFLMKPHLLRALARWPLVSRYHAHEAACLRDMLRFLDGKPCPCAFLETPDICRACSLERWGGEIRRGGANAWLREYLGAKAWGAAYPELVRDALRGVDIALVSTASMAASLEGLPKETRLFPSMVDISPFLAQPRDPAGCGRKVLFMPGRAEDPAKGHATLAAAAERLWAKRRDFLVKATLPQDATAAPWLEPLGWVSHREMPALYAGAAVCVAPSLWEEPFGLVAVEAMAAGCPVAASRRGGLADIMLDGETGLLFTPGDDAALADTLERLLDDAALRERLGAAGRKRARTEYGVETILERHYRPLWEDLARTRKGGGS
- a CDS encoding NYN domain-containing protein, with the protein product MTIISAASRVEIFLDHSNFYNGLRQQFGDGRIDFVKLVNRIIGPRLLTHFNIYTGTVDEGREPVKASAQQRFFTAIRHLPFPVRHFTLPLRYYASWPQTPPQEKGVDARIVQDLIMGAVDRSYDVAVLLSGDQDFCEVVKLLSTRFPVKMETYYPMSRRHLFEASHSCFTHSEVITKIFYKDIS